The following proteins are co-located in the Solanum pennellii chromosome 1, SPENNV200 genome:
- the LOC107015307 gene encoding uncharacterized protein LOC107015307: protein MKEQMAILGNNRIEDVRWLCSLTESELDLLIGLKVLIQQRAKKIGHKSLANKFDLKTLRALSFVLMENLKGKLRDLSGTPDTAESSSTLDACNLLNYDRDKTFANMGVEQLSSYICNDKRKRILEMFSEDMAPNRKQRVKSDNSRSI from the exons ATGAAAGAACAGATGGCTATATTAGGGAATAATAGAATTGAAGATGTTCGGTGGCTTTGTTCCTTAACCGAATCTGAGCTT GATTTATTGATAGGTTTGAAAGTTCTGATACAACAACGTGCCAAAAAGATTGGTCACAAGTCTTTAGCTAACAAGTTTGATTTGAAGACCCTTCGAGCCCTCA GTTTCGTTTTGATGGAGAATCTTAAAGGAAAACTTAGAGATCTCTCCGGTACACCTGATACAGCCGAGTCCTCATCAACTTTAGATGcatgtaatttgttgaattaTGATCGAGACAAGACTTTTGCAAATATGGGGGTTGAACAGCTGAGCTCCTACATTTGCAACGACAAGAGGAAGAGAATTTTGGAGAT GTTTTCTGAAGACATGGCCCCAAATAGAAAGCAGAGAGTTAAAAGTGACAACAGTAGATCCATTTAG